ATTCAAGCCATTAAAGCAATCAAAGGGTTTATTAAGTAATGAAGGACTAATTCTTCCTGTACTGCTATGTCATGCATCTGGCGGTAGGAAACATATGATTTAGCAATAACAGAATAACCCGTGCTGGTGCTAGCACCCATGCTGCATTCATCTCCCTCTGCCTTCACACGAGCCCTGTGAGATCCTTCCCGAGACAACAGCGTTTGTGTCTGCCACgggctttgtttttttggttggatTGAACCACCCAGCTCCTCACCTCCATCCAGCAGAGCTAAGAAGGCCAGGACCAGGAAGGGAGAAGCTTTCCCCATGAATTCGTACATCACGCTTCCGAAGGGGGCCCCGACTGCAAGGGAAAGGCTTCGTCACACAGCAGCAGGGGCCAGGCATGGCCGTGGGGCTGAAGGATGCTCAGCCCACCAAAAGCAGCGTGTGATGGAGGTGCTGCGGGTGCAAAAACCCCTCGGGAGCAAAATATCCTTACTCAGCACACCCAAAGCCAAGCCTCCGAGAGCGATGCCCATGGCGTTGCCCCTCTCGAAGTCATCCGTGTAGATGCTGGCCAGCATGCCCAAGCCTGGGGGCAGAGGGAACCCAAAATGCTCACTGAGCTAACGCAGGCACTGTGGCGTAGGGCAGGAGCCGAGGCTGGGTGTAGCAGCATGCAGGGAGCTCAAACATTCACCTGCCACTGATGAGAACGAGGAGCCGACGCCTTGGAGAGCTCGGGCAATGAACAGCAAGGTGTAGGTGCCGGAGAAGGCAAACACTGCggaggaaggagaaacagagagTCAGGCAGAACCACGGATCTAAAACCCTGCCAAGGGTGACAGCAGCGTCTGTTTGCCCCcagcctgggtgctgctggttgCTTGTCCATTCCTGCCTCCAGTTTCTGaggcagctgctctgctgtctCTCGTTTCTCATGCCTGGGCACACAGCAGGGGAATTTGCtcttgttctgcttttatttcgGATCGGTGGCCTGGGAAAGAGCCCAGCATCCTGCTTTGTGTGAAGGGCAAACCGCAGGGCAATACTCACTGACTGTGGAGAGGAACATGATGATGAAGCCGATGAACATGGGGATGTGGTATCCAATCCTGGAACGGGAGAAAAGAGGCAGGATCTCACCAGGGGTTGCTCATTTCCCGGTGGAGACCTGGCCTTGCTGCCCAGCCTTATCCCGCACATCTCTGAGGGGCTGTAAGCACCTCCTGAACGTGTGGCTGGGGAAATATGCTGTCCCTAAATGGCTGTGCTGAGGGGGTCTCGGATGTACCTGTTGGTCAGGAGGCCCACAAAGGGGTTGACCATGAGCTGGACGAGAGCCTTGGAGGCAAAGAGCAGCCCCACGCGGACGTTTTCGTTGGCGAGGAACTCCTCGCCCTCCAGGCAGCCCCTCGGTGGTGGTGAGGGGCTCGTGGGGGGCGGCAGCGTGTGCCTGCTCGTGGTCCCATTCAGCGGCTCTGcggtgctgctggagcccaAAATGGTCACGGTGCTGTTGTCAAAATAGGAGAACAcggaggagaaaggagaagccTCCACGGCTGGAGGAGCCGACTCAGGCTGGCGAGGGGCAGCGGAGCTGTTAGCACCTTTGTACTCTGTTGTGTAAAGGAAGGTGGGGATGATcggtactggaaaaaaaaaaaaaaaaaaaaaaaaaaaaaaaaaaaggggggttgTTAATGATTTTAGTTGGTTTTGTGCCAGCTGAACTGGATGCTGGCTCAACGATGATGCCCTGGCAGCCCCCTCACCCATCCCTCCCCGTGGCTGTCCCCTTCCAGCACAACCGCAGCCGTCCCCGCATGCAGAACCCCCCCGAGGTGGCCCGCAGCCCTACCCACGACCGTCAGCAGCATGTtgtccagcagcagggccacgAACACCACCGCCAGCGCCAGCCTCCGCGACGTCCTGCCCTCCGCCAGCCAGCGCCGGGGCGCGGGGACGGCACCCGGGGGCATCGCCGGGGGGCTCGGTCCTCTGGCTCCCTCCTGGTGCTCAGGGCTGGGGGCGTCCCGACACCTTTGTAGGAGATGCAGGAGGTTAGCACCTCCCGAGGGTTCAAGGCTTCTCCCTCCTGCCTAAGATCACTCAGCCTTTGTGCCCTGTGAGCGCTGGTTTTGCtatgaaaaactgtattttcatcAATCTCACATTTAAAGTCATCACGGCCAAGAGGCGCAGCGCTCTCTAGCCCCTTTCCACTCTCCGGAGACATCTCGTCTCTGCTTCAAGGCATCACTTAAGTCGTCTTTCAAATACTCAAAGCACAAATCAGGCCAGTAGCTTATCTGTGGTAATCTCTACATCTTTCCTTCCCTGTTTGTTCTTTGGAGATTAAATTAGGTCtcaaagaaaattcatttaCCTTGCGTGTCTTTTCATTTGACCTAATTGAAATGTCAGGGCAAGATACAGGACTTGAAAGCCTAACATATGTGATTAAGATCAGGGTTTCAGAGGGGCTGAGAGAAGATCACTCGCTCGGTCACACtgaaaacatcagagagaaattTGTGCTAAGCCACCCAACCAATTAGCCCTTTACGTTTTTATAGCTGGTAGCAACTTGAGCGACTAAGCGGCAAAATGAACAGAGCGGAGCCTCAACTATCATTCTTGCCAGTACTCCTGTGGCTTCCTGAAATCCCAGGCAATGGTATTTAtcaattttcaataaaaaaggcaaaacagagcaaaacctcCAGACCCTCCATCATCTGAGCTGAGTGCCACATGAGCCACTAAGCTGGTAAgagcaaagacaaaataatagaATGAATGCAGGAGAATAGAAATACACGTGTGTAAAGAaacagggagagaggaggagtaAAGAAAGTAGGGAAAATAAAGACAAGGAGAGTAAAGAAGCCCCTGGATCGCAAGGCACAGTCCTGTTGCATGGAGCAGGGTAAAACAACCCCTTACCCCTGGGTGCATCCCGGAGcgaggagctggtggcagcGGGCAGCGGTGtgctctggagctgctgctcctggaggatTTATCGCTGCCTTTTATCAGAAGAGGATATGAGTGTCCCTCTTCCATGGAGATGTAATTAGGAGCTCAAACAAGTTTCcttcagccctgcagctccctctgcGTCAGAGCAGGACCGGAGGGACGGGGGGAGAGGCGGCAGCGTTTATCTCAGAAGCATTTAGCCAGGCTCTCCGTGATGCTCATCTCCCTGCCAGCCTGTTTCTGAGCACACCGAGCCCGCTGCCTGGGGACCCTCTGTTCTGTGGGGCAAGCCTGCTCTGCCCCCGTGGAATAACAGCGTGTGGAGTCACGGCTGGGAGGAAAGGATAACGTCATTAAATGGCCCTGGGAAATGCAATCTTAAAACAGGTCACAGGGATTTTGGGTTAACTCATCCATCAGTTGGGGAGCCTGATGTGAAGAAAGAGAGGGGTTGCACCTTCTCTCCCACCAGGGATGTGGTGAAGGAGCTGCACCAGCGATTGGGTCTGGAGGGACTCCCTGTGAGGGTGGGAGATGCTTCTGCAGGATACCCAGCTGGAAAGGCAGCAGCTGTGGGTTTTGAGGAGGCTTTGCAGTGAGCTCTGCTTCGCTTTACAACCTAcaaagggaggggaaagagcCGCATGTCGAACAATCCCTGCAGCTGCTTGTACAGAGCTTCTCCCGTGGGAGGTGGTACAAGCAGCTCCCTCCAAGGGATCGCTTCTCagcttgttttttccctttttgtgcTGAATGTTTTTTAACATCAGAAGGAGAATAAACTGAGAGAAAGCTCTTCCTCTGAGGAATATAGAAATATCTGGTTCCTTGGCCCCCAGGCTCTGGCTGGTCCACAGGGTACTGACAAGCTGCCTTTACCCAGTCCACAATGGAAATCATCACTTCAGGATTTCCAAAACTAAAAGTGTAACAATAAGCGTTCATAGTGGACAGAAGAATTTTTAAGGCCAAAATCCACTGATCCAGGCCACGATCCCTGAGCAGCTGTGGTCCAAGCAGTTGTGGTCCCTCTGCACCTGATATTCTGCCGTTGCCTGTACCcagagggatgctggcagcGGTGAGCTTCGAGCACAGCCTTCCCCTGCACTTTTACCCTGCCTGCTTCATCTCCAGGGACAGGAGCCAGCTATTTCTCAGACTAACAAGGCTGGTTTCCCATAAGCAAAGCCGGATGGAAAATTATATCCGTGCATGATTGAGGTACtgcaaatattatttaaaatgggATCTCTTTTCTTCCATCATTTCTATCTTCTTAAACTTTTGACATAAAGctccttcatttcttttttaaacccaAACTGATACCATCATTCATTCAGGATACAGAGATTTACtgcagtaaaagaaaataaatcccaaacaTATTCACCTTCTCTCTGCTGACATGTAAATCTGCCACTGAAGCTATCTGTCTGGCTTCTGCATGGCCCAAAACTATAGCCAATAACATGAGAATAGTGCATCCCACCAAGGAATTCCCTGGCTGTGCATTACAGCAGAAGCTGAAGcctttaaatacattttgtgaGCTGAGAATTGAGCATCAAGGCCTGGAAATTACTTTCAAAGTATCTGCAGAGTAGACAGCGGATGAGCAGTGCACCACTACCATCTGCTGAGGGAGCTCAGAATTGCTCAGCTCTACTCGAGCTTTgtgcagaaaatgcttcagactCTCCTTCAGGCGAAGAGGGACTTGTGGAGAtattattgttgttatctcATTCTCCTGTGGGCCCCAAGGTCAGGCACCGTCTCGTTTGGCTGAAGGAGACCGCAATGTCGTGTcacttgctctgcagagctgatggGAAAGCTTGCTCAGATGTGCTTTGGAAGCATTTCCACATGCCCGTCAGCTTTTTCCAGGCAGTTCTCTTGGagtatttctgttattttaacaatgataaatgttttccatgatttttttctttcaaaaaccgTACGGAAACAGAGTGCGGCCTGAGGTAGTCAGGGCCGGCTCAAACTACGGCCACTAACTTTTTATTAAAGCAAAGGTCTGGGAGAAAGGCTTTTTCCCCTAATTCTTCTTTCTCTACTTCTTCTACACtaattctcattttccttctttctctatttcttctttctctagtacttctttctttcattcttcttctttttcgttttttctttttctttattctttccctaatttttattttccttttcttttttccctttatttcattttcctcttccctttttcctttcccttttttcctttccctttcccattttcttttttcctcttcctttttcctctcccttttcgctttttatcttccttttccttttccttttcattttccttttccttttattttttatttcatttccccctttatttccttttcattttatttttccttttccttttttcctttttccctttcctctttatttccttttattttttcatttttccttttcccttttcctgtttttttacttccttttatttttttccctctatttccttttccttttattttccctttttcctttttttttccatttttttccctttcctctttttttatttccttttattttttcctttatttccttttcctctcttttatttccttttattttttcctttattttttcctctttttcctctttttatttccttttat
This genomic stretch from Anas platyrhynchos isolate ZD024472 breed Pekin duck chromosome 23, IASCAAS_PekinDuck_T2T, whole genome shotgun sequence harbors:
- the SLC18A1 gene encoding chromaffin granule amine transporter, which codes for MPPGAVPAPRRWLAEGRTSRRLALAVVFVALLLDNMLLTVVVPIIPTFLYTTEYKGANSSAAPRQPESAPPAVEASPFSSVFSYFDNSTVTILGSSSTAEPLNGTTSRHTLPPPTSPSPPPRGCLEGEEFLANENVRVGLLFASKALVQLMVNPFVGLLTNRIGYHIPMFIGFIIMFLSTVMFAFSGTYTLLFIARALQGVGSSFSSVAGLGMLASIYTDDFERGNAMGIALGGLALGVLIGAPFGSVMYEFMGKASPFLVLAFLALLDGALQLCILQPSKISPESTQGTPVLTLLRDPYILVAAGALCFSNMGVAMLEPTLPIWMMQTMCSPKWQLGMAFLPASISYLIGTNLFGVLANKMGRWLCSLIGMAVVGISLLCVPLAKSIYGLIGPNGGLGFAIGMVDSSMMPLMGYLVDLRHTSVYGNVYAIADVAFCMGFAIGPSTGGAIVRAVGFPWLMVIIGVLNIAYAPLCWYLRSPPAREEKIAILNQECPMQTKSYTTQKPLRDFPLTDDSDVEAENEE